DNA from Mycolicibacterium alvei:
AAACCAGCGGTGCGCGAGGTCGAACACGCGAACGAATACCCGCACGCGTGGATCGAACAGATGAAGCGCATCGGCATCTTCGGCCTGGCCGTGCCCGAGGAGTACGGCGGATCACCCGTGTCGATGCCGTGCTACGTGCAGGTGACACAGGAACTCGCCAGGGGCTGGATGAGTTTGGCCGGCGCGATGGGGGGCCACACTGTGGTCGCCAAGTTGATCTCGTTGTTCGGTACCGAGGAACAGCGCCGAAAGTATCTACCGGACATGGCAACCGGTGCGATCCGAGCGACGATGGCACTCACCGAACCCAGTGGCGGGTCGGATCTGCAGGCGATGACGACCACGGCGCGCACCGAGGGCGACGGGCTGGTCATCAATGGCACGAAGACCTGGATCAGCAATGCGCGCCGATCCAATCTGATTGCCCTGCTGTGTAAGACGAATCCTCAGGCTTCGCCGCGGCATCGCGGCATCTCGGTGGTGCTGGTCGAGCACGGGCCCGGCCTGACCGTATCCCGGGATCTGCCGAAGCTCGGGTACAAGGGGGTGGAGAGTTGTGAGCTCTCGTTTGACGATTGCCGGGTGCCGCAGTCCGCGATACTCGGCGGCGAGCCCGGCAAGGGATTCGCGCAGATGATGAAAGGTCTTGAGACAGGCCGTATTCAGGTGGCGTCTCGAGCTCTCGGCGTGGCCACCGCGGCACTCGAGGACGCCCTCAAATACGCGCAGGAACGCGAGAGTTTTGGTCAGCCGATCTGGAAACACCAGGCGGTGGGCAACTATCTGGCCGATATGGCGACCAAACTCACTGCAGCCAGACAGCTCACCCGCCATGCCGCGGAACGCTACGACAGCGGTGAACGCTGCGATATGGAAGCCGGGATGGCCAAACTGTTCGCCTCCGAGGTCGCCATGCAGATCGCCCTGGACGCGGTCCGCATCCACGGCGGTTACGGATATTCGACCGAATACGACGTCGAGCGCTACTTCCGCGACGCCCCGCTGATGATCGTCGGCGAAGGCACGAACGAGATCCAGCGCAACGTCATCGCTGCGCAACTGGTCTCCCGCGGCACCCTGTAAACGACGACGCGGGGCCGAGGTGTCCCGGCCCCGCGTGAAGTTCACTGCCATCGCCGACATGGTGTCGGCGGCGAAGCTCTGAACCCGTTCAGACGCCGGCCAATTCGTGTTCGCCGGTGGTCGCCCGGGGGAAGTTGAGCATCCGGCGGGCGTTCTGCTCGACGATCAGTGAGCATTCGTCGTCCGGCACATCGGCGAGCACCTCGGCGGCCCGCTTGCGCGAATTGGGCCAGTTGGAATCGCTGTGCGGGAAGTCGATTTCGAGGGTGATCCGGTCGATCCCGATCTCGTGACGGTTCTTCAACCCGTGCTCATCGTCGATGAAACAACCCCAGAAGTGCTTCTTGAACAGATCGGAGGGTCGCATGTCGAAATCGATATTCTGGTAATAGCGGTGGCGTTCCCACACGTAGTCCGAGCGCTCCAGGATGTAGGGCACCCAGCCGATACCGCCCTCGGCCAGCGAGATCTGCAGGTTGGGGAACTTCTGCAACTTGCCGGAGAACAGCAGGTCGACAGTCGTCCACATCAGGTTGGTGGAGAACAGGGTGATCGCCACGGCGAACGGGGCATCCGGGATGGCCATCTGGCCGGGCACGGGCTTCATCGACGAGAACGAGAACCCAGGCACATAGGATCCCGAGCCGAAGTGCAGGGATACCGGCATCTGCGCATCGGAGCAGACCTGCCACAACGGATCCCAGTGATCGGAATGAAACGATGGCAAACCCAGCGGCACCGGGCTGTCCGGGAACGACACCGTCCGTGCCCCCTTCGCCGCCACTCGCTCAGCTTCGGCGACCGTCGCATCGACATCCCACACCGGCAGGATCGCCAACGGGACATACCGATCCGGTGCAGTGGCACACCACTCGTCTATGTAGAAATCGTTCCACGCTTTGACGCACAACAGCGCGAGTTCCTTGTCCTGGGCGCGATAGAACGTACCGCCACCGAAGCCCGGGAAGGACGGGAAGCACAGGGCGGCCTGCACGCCGTCCACGTCCATGTCGGCGATCCGGGCGACCGGGTCGTAGCAACCGGGGATCATGTCCTCGTAGCGCACCGGATCCATGCCCCACTCCTCGGGCGGCTTGCCCGCCACCGCATTGAGGCCGATGGTCGGGAAAATCTGCCCGTCATAGCTCCACAGGTGCTTGCCGTCCATCTCGAGAATCCGCGGCCCTGCCTCGAGGAACCGCTGCGGCAGACGGTCCTGCCATACCCGTGGGTGCTCGACGAGATGGTCGTCGACGGACACGATCTGGTGCTCATCTTGAAGCGGCACAACACGCTCCTTCTTTTCTGACATTCAGTCTTGTTTTCTGACGTTTCATCTCACAAACTATATGACGTAGGACACTTTCGTCCACCGATTGAGAGCCACGACATGAGTACCTTGGATCACGCCGGCGACGCCGGCTCCCGCGAGAAGACCGACGAGGACGACCATGACCTGCTGACCTTTGGGGAGGTAGGCGAGCGATTGCGCATCGAAATCTCGACGGCCGCAGCCAAACTCGAGGGACTCCGGCGGACCGGCCCCCCGGCAGACGTGGAGAAGGCAGGCGCTCGGTTGGCAGCGCTGCGCGCTGCCGCGAAACGGAACAGCGCCCAGCCGATCAACGACGCCAACTTCGAGAAGTTCTTCGGCTACCCCGGCAAGGCCAAACGCAACCTGTCGGGACCACTGCCTGCGCCATGACAGCCGCAGTAGGGCACCGTCGGTACGGGTGGGCCAACCCGGATACTTCTCCTATGGCGCCCACCCCTGACAAGACACGCCGGCCCGGGTATGCCCCGTCGGACAACG
Protein-coding regions in this window:
- a CDS encoding amidohydrolase family protein, which translates into the protein MPLQDEHQIVSVDDHLVEHPRVWQDRLPQRFLEAGPRILEMDGKHLWSYDGQIFPTIGLNAVAGKPPEEWGMDPVRYEDMIPGCYDPVARIADMDVDGVQAALCFPSFPGFGGGTFYRAQDKELALLCVKAWNDFYIDEWCATAPDRYVPLAILPVWDVDATVAEAERVAAKGARTVSFPDSPVPLGLPSFHSDHWDPLWQVCSDAQMPVSLHFGSGSYVPGFSFSSMKPVPGQMAIPDAPFAVAITLFSTNLMWTTVDLLFSGKLQKFPNLQISLAEGGIGWVPYILERSDYVWERHRYYQNIDFDMRPSDLFKKHFWGCFIDDEHGLKNRHEIGIDRITLEIDFPHSDSNWPNSRKRAAEVLADVPDDECSLIVEQNARRMLNFPRATTGEHELAGV
- a CDS encoding acyl-CoA synthetase, which encodes MSTLDHAGDAGSREKTDEDDHDLLTFGEVGERLRIEISTAAAKLEGLRRTGPPADVEKAGARLAALRAAAKRNSAQPINDANFEKFFGYPGKAKRNLSGPLPAP
- a CDS encoding acyl-CoA dehydrogenase family protein, with the translated sequence MTSELNDEETMLVETVRTFIDRDVKPAVREVEHANEYPHAWIEQMKRIGIFGLAVPEEYGGSPVSMPCYVQVTQELARGWMSLAGAMGGHTVVAKLISLFGTEEQRRKYLPDMATGAIRATMALTEPSGGSDLQAMTTTARTEGDGLVINGTKTWISNARRSNLIALLCKTNPQASPRHRGISVVLVEHGPGLTVSRDLPKLGYKGVESCELSFDDCRVPQSAILGGEPGKGFAQMMKGLETGRIQVASRALGVATAALEDALKYAQERESFGQPIWKHQAVGNYLADMATKLTAARQLTRHAAERYDSGERCDMEAGMAKLFASEVAMQIALDAVRIHGGYGYSTEYDVERYFRDAPLMIVGEGTNEIQRNVIAAQLVSRGTL